A single genomic interval of Terriglobus albidus harbors:
- a CDS encoding oligosaccharide flippase family protein, producing the protein MTVADPHVHLARKAARGAIALGIRQLLAHGSNVLGGVLLARLLTPGQFGFFALVTLFLTFLNIFGGTGFAGNLIRVPEEPGLRTYRVIFTGQQILVGSLCTAIAFAAPWIASLYHLADHGTTFFRLTALSLFFTSLMVIPQVRMERELEFDKLALIEVSQAVSFNLTTVLLAWKGFGILSFAVGMIVRSCLGAILANLISPWKTGFQWDWPLLRANVHYGVALQTGQVLAMAKDSITPLFVGLYLGSTQMGYATWAMTFASFPIMILMPLQRLYLPFYARLQHAPEALAHYLRHTFLLVNGIAAPLSVICVALAHPITRLVFGEKWVVAIPLFFCFSFANLFGPSVTPILGLFNALGKSHTTMQVILAVMIMTWIFGVPLMIHFGLMGFGFTIVCTQFVNIWLYWFVKKLVPVRPFASYWPAWPLSFAIGLGLFAIESQFPARNLVVLLSYGAVGLICYLGIFATFFQNRVRVALQLLRKNA; encoded by the coding sequence TTGACCGTTGCTGATCCCCATGTTCACTTGGCGCGCAAAGCTGCTCGTGGTGCCATCGCATTAGGCATTCGCCAGTTGCTGGCACACGGGAGCAATGTGTTGGGAGGCGTGTTACTAGCCCGCCTGCTGACACCGGGACAGTTTGGCTTCTTCGCGCTAGTCACGCTCTTCCTTACGTTTTTGAATATTTTTGGCGGCACTGGCTTCGCGGGGAATCTGATCCGCGTACCAGAAGAGCCGGGACTGCGCACCTATCGGGTGATCTTCACAGGGCAGCAAATTCTAGTCGGTTCGCTCTGTACCGCGATTGCGTTTGCGGCGCCTTGGATTGCCTCTCTTTATCATCTGGCCGATCACGGGACTACCTTTTTCCGGTTAACTGCGCTCTCGCTGTTTTTCACCTCGCTGATGGTGATACCGCAGGTACGAATGGAGCGGGAGCTCGAGTTCGATAAACTGGCGCTTATTGAAGTGTCGCAGGCGGTTAGCTTTAATCTCACTACTGTTCTGCTGGCATGGAAGGGATTCGGAATTCTCTCTTTCGCCGTTGGCATGATCGTCCGATCCTGTCTCGGGGCCATTCTGGCAAATCTGATCTCGCCTTGGAAGACCGGATTCCAATGGGATTGGCCCTTGTTACGTGCCAACGTGCACTATGGTGTTGCACTGCAGACAGGCCAGGTTTTGGCCATGGCCAAAGACAGCATCACGCCTCTGTTTGTAGGGCTGTACTTGGGAAGCACACAGATGGGGTATGCCACCTGGGCTATGACATTTGCCAGCTTTCCCATCATGATTCTAATGCCTCTGCAGCGGCTGTATCTGCCCTTCTACGCGCGGTTGCAGCATGCCCCAGAGGCACTTGCACATTACCTGAGACACACATTCCTGCTAGTGAACGGCATCGCCGCACCGTTATCGGTGATCTGTGTGGCACTGGCACATCCCATCACGCGGTTGGTTTTTGGCGAGAAGTGGGTTGTGGCGATTCCACTGTTCTTCTGCTTCTCGTTTGCCAATCTATTCGGTCCCAGCGTTACGCCGATCCTTGGCCTTTTCAATGCCCTTGGAAAATCGCATACCACCATGCAAGTCATTCTGGCTGTGATGATAATGACCTGGATATTCGGTGTGCCGCTGATGATTCATTTTGGGCTGATGGGATTCGGCTTCACGATTGTTTGCACACAGTTTGTGAATATATGGCTCTACTGGTTTGTGAAGAAGCTGGTCCCCGTCCGACCATTCGCTTCATACTGGCCTGCATGGCCCTTGAGCTTCGCTATCGGGCTGGGTTTGTTTGCGATTGAGTCGCAATTTCCAGCACGCAACCTCGTCGTTCTACTTTCCTATGGAGCAGTGGGACTTATTTGTTACCTAGGCATCTTCGCAACATTCTTTCAAAATCGTGTACGGGTTGCTCTGCAGTTGCTCAGGAAGAATGCCTGA
- a CDS encoding glycosyltransferase family 2 protein, with protein MPQELISNPSQPGSSTTSKPRVSVIIVTYRSTHELPACIDSLMLQNVPLEIFLVDNASPDATPQMVLDYAARNSNIHAILNNENIGLAAANNCPLGQCRGEYILILNPDTVLPENCLAQLENYLNAHTDVGIVGPKNLYEDGSPLLSYNRAWGFWQIIVWRILPNRIPRVLWDRYSSYKNQDVLVVSGSCLLIRTAIFEQIRGYDPEYFLTYDDVVDLCIRTRNAGHRVVFLGDVEMYHLLGRSGAQVPFIGVWEGNRCTVYHFLKHKGLISALLIAGILILACSFRMAIAGLLYPFSKRYRNVFRVYAKVVWYMFVKTPLLARNRYFKTLSSST; from the coding sequence ATGCCGCAAGAATTGATTTCAAATCCATCTCAGCCAGGTTCGAGTACAACGTCTAAGCCTCGCGTCTCAGTCATCATCGTCACCTACCGTTCGACACACGAATTACCAGCCTGCATTGATAGCCTGATGTTGCAGAATGTGCCACTGGAAATCTTTTTGGTCGATAACGCATCTCCGGATGCTACGCCGCAGATGGTGTTGGATTACGCAGCGCGGAACAGCAATATCCACGCCATATTGAACAACGAAAACATCGGTCTGGCGGCGGCCAACAACTGCCCTCTCGGTCAGTGCCGCGGTGAGTACATTCTGATCCTCAATCCAGATACGGTGTTGCCGGAGAATTGCCTTGCACAGCTGGAGAATTATCTGAATGCGCATACCGATGTTGGCATTGTTGGCCCCAAGAATCTCTATGAGGATGGGTCGCCACTGCTCAGCTATAATCGAGCCTGGGGTTTCTGGCAGATTATTGTCTGGCGCATACTGCCCAATCGCATTCCGCGCGTGCTTTGGGATCGCTATTCGAGCTATAAGAATCAGGATGTACTGGTGGTCTCTGGCTCTTGTCTGCTGATCCGTACAGCGATCTTCGAGCAGATTCGCGGATACGATCCTGAGTATTTCCTCACCTATGATGACGTGGTAGATTTATGCATCCGCACCCGCAATGCGGGCCATCGGGTAGTGTTTCTGGGTGACGTAGAAATGTATCATCTTCTCGGCCGAAGCGGCGCGCAGGTTCCCTTCATCGGCGTTTGGGAAGGAAATCGCTGCACGGTATATCACTTCCTGAAGCATAAGGGCCTGATCTCTGCGCTTCTGATCGCTGGAATACTGATTCTTGCCTGTTCCTTTCGCATGGCGATAGCCGGGCTGTTGTATCCGTTCAGCAAACGCTACCGGAATGTTTTCCGTGTATACGCCAAAGTCGTTTGGTATATGTTCGTGAAAACTCCTCTATTGGCAAGGAACCGCTATTTCAAGACGCTTTCCTCGAGCACTTAA
- a CDS encoding GumC family protein: METEQTASHTSVQSDGIDLTDILCFLFEFRRQIVVGTCIAFVAGVITAFFILKPVFTATTIILPPQQDHTANNLLVGQLGALGGLGGATSAFGLKNPADMYVGILGSREIADHIVSRFHLMDVYRKKMRLDARKMLRSNSDFEAAKDGLIYINVKDHDPQRAAALANAYVDELHDANTRLAISQASQRRLFYDNRLAEEKKALVAAEDDLKQTQERTGLVQLSGQAEMTIRNIASIQAQIAAREVELSRVRTYATDENPEAERLREEIATERAQLARLQDSEPSPTPGNTQVPAAKVPAIGLDYLRKLREERTHEELYVLMTKQREMASLEEAKSAPVIQVVDHAEVPERKSGPVRTLIVLSCTIAGFVLTCCGVIARNLLRKAIGNDLRSRLAAIRLKNTQKLQTS; this comes from the coding sequence ATGGAAACTGAGCAAACAGCATCGCACACAAGTGTGCAGAGCGATGGGATTGATCTGACGGACATTCTGTGCTTCCTGTTTGAATTCCGGCGTCAGATTGTGGTAGGTACCTGCATCGCCTTTGTGGCGGGTGTCATTACAGCATTCTTTATACTCAAACCGGTTTTTACTGCAACCACCATAATCTTGCCGCCGCAGCAGGATCACACAGCCAATAATCTGTTGGTTGGTCAGTTAGGAGCACTGGGAGGCTTGGGCGGCGCCACTTCGGCCTTTGGCTTGAAGAATCCTGCTGACATGTACGTGGGCATCCTCGGCAGCCGTGAAATCGCGGATCATATAGTCAGCCGCTTCCATTTAATGGACGTCTATCGCAAGAAAATGCGGCTGGATGCACGCAAAATGCTGCGCAGTAACTCAGATTTCGAAGCTGCAAAGGATGGCCTGATCTACATCAACGTAAAGGACCACGATCCACAGCGTGCAGCTGCATTGGCCAATGCCTATGTCGACGAACTGCATGATGCCAACACACGCCTGGCTATTTCGCAGGCTTCCCAGCGCAGGCTGTTTTACGATAACAGGCTGGCAGAGGAGAAAAAGGCGCTTGTCGCAGCCGAAGATGATCTGAAGCAGACTCAGGAGCGCACCGGTCTGGTCCAGTTAAGCGGCCAGGCTGAGATGACAATTCGCAATATCGCAAGTATTCAGGCGCAGATTGCAGCACGCGAAGTTGAACTGAGCCGAGTTCGGACGTATGCCACTGACGAGAATCCCGAGGCAGAGCGACTGCGGGAAGAGATTGCAACTGAGCGAGCACAGCTGGCAAGGCTCCAGGATTCTGAACCGTCTCCTACTCCAGGCAACACGCAGGTTCCGGCAGCTAAGGTTCCCGCAATCGGCCTGGACTATTTGCGCAAGCTGCGTGAGGAACGCACCCACGAGGAGCTGTACGTATTAATGACAAAGCAACGCGAGATGGCTAGTCTGGAAGAGGCTAAAAGCGCGCCTGTCATTCAGGTAGTGGATCACGCTGAGGTGCCCGAACGTAAGTCAGGTCCCGTGCGCACTCTGATTGTGCTTTCATGTACGATCGCCGGTTTCGTGCTTACCTGCTGTGGTGTGATTGCGCGCAACCTTCTTCGCAAAGCGATTGGAAACGACTTACGGAGCCGTCTTGCAGCGATCCGCTTGAAGAATACTCAAAAACTTCAGACTTCGTAA
- a CDS encoding glycosyltransferase family 4 protein, which produces MLAPAGVQLKTSLRRIDVPARLASSAKVSRLRPILWWIYSFFEFPADGQVKILCTTHHVVPRHRGQVVVVHDLRPYFYPDTEVQRLNFRYLLPRALRKCDGILTVSEASRDLIAATYGIDRVKIYVIPQTVDIDVPSDSVPLPREPYLLTVGSTWPHKNVEELLRMSRYWASKYRLRIVGGRGQYMEILRELTNSLGLQSRVDLLSDVPKEDLASLFGGCTALVYPSKMEGFGLPPFEAMAFGKPVILSDIPVFRELHGGLPIYVKLGDEYSWEIGFKELDFFDEERRMQGVVHARSYSRERLKATLFQALEEIWGAGFLKCH; this is translated from the coding sequence GTGCTGGCGCCTGCCGGTGTACAGCTGAAGACCTCACTTCGGAGAATTGATGTTCCTGCCAGGCTGGCAAGCTCCGCAAAAGTTTCGCGTCTACGGCCTATACTTTGGTGGATCTATAGCTTTTTTGAGTTCCCGGCTGACGGTCAGGTCAAGATCTTGTGCACAACGCATCATGTCGTTCCGCGACATAGGGGACAGGTGGTTGTTGTACATGACCTTCGCCCGTACTTCTATCCTGATACGGAAGTTCAGCGTCTAAACTTTCGATACCTGTTGCCGCGCGCTCTTCGAAAGTGTGACGGCATTCTGACGGTGTCGGAAGCAAGTAGAGACCTTATTGCGGCGACGTACGGCATCGACCGCGTGAAAATATACGTTATTCCTCAGACAGTCGATATCGATGTTCCCTCTGATTCGGTTCCTCTTCCCCGGGAGCCGTATTTGCTGACGGTTGGAAGCACGTGGCCCCATAAGAATGTCGAAGAACTGTTGAGAATGAGCCGCTATTGGGCGTCGAAATACCGTTTGCGAATAGTAGGCGGCCGCGGTCAATACATGGAGATATTGCGTGAATTGACCAACTCATTGGGGTTGCAGAGCAGGGTCGATCTACTGAGTGACGTTCCCAAAGAGGACCTCGCTTCACTCTTTGGTGGATGTACGGCTCTGGTCTATCCATCGAAGATGGAAGGGTTCGGGCTACCCCCATTTGAAGCGATGGCTTTCGGGAAGCCGGTAATCCTCTCTGATATTCCCGTCTTCCGTGAGCTACATGGCGGCCTCCCCATCTACGTCAAACTTGGAGACGAGTACTCTTGGGAGATTGGCTTCAAGGAGCTTGACTTCTTCGATGAAGAAAGACGTATGCAGGGAGTTGTGCACGCGCGATCGTACTCAAGGGAGAGGCTCAAAGCCACACTCTTTCAGGCACTTGAGGAGATTTGGGGCGCCGGCTTCCTAAAATGCCACTAA
- a CDS encoding CYCXC family (seleno)protein has protein sequence MKKRVLTVIGIAVFTLAAYAQWSNPANDIPAYNAAPPKGALPPIMAGKQLTGEYFSHPYQVKAYQMAAKVSPVLHQLPCYCRCDRSMGHNSLHSCFEGTHGAACSTCMKEAAFAYQQTKLGKTPAQIRAAIERGEWMNLDLEKASL, from the coding sequence ATGAAGAAGCGCGTTCTGACCGTAATCGGTATCGCTGTTTTTACCCTGGCCGCCTATGCCCAGTGGTCTAACCCTGCCAATGACATTCCTGCGTACAACGCAGCGCCACCCAAGGGAGCCCTGCCGCCGATCATGGCCGGCAAGCAGCTTACCGGCGAGTACTTCTCGCATCCCTATCAGGTGAAGGCGTATCAGATGGCCGCGAAAGTTTCACCGGTATTGCATCAACTTCCCTGCTACTGCCGTTGCGACCGTTCCATGGGGCACAACAGCCTGCATAGCTGTTTTGAAGGGACCCACGGAGCTGCCTGCTCCACCTGCATGAAGGAAGCCGCCTTTGCCTATCAGCAGACCAAGCTTGGCAAAACACCGGCGCAGATCCGGGCCGCGATTGAACGGGGCGAGTGGATGAACCTCGACCTGGAGAAGGCCAGCCTGTAA